Proteins encoded within one genomic window of Halorussus salilacus:
- a CDS encoding ABC transporter ATP-binding protein, which produces MAKEATQNTQNMTPSQESEPPSSAPAETDDADRVLELDGVLKEYGPETAVDSLSLSVREGELLTLLGPSGCGKTTTLRMMAGLERPDAGTVTLAGETVADGSRHVSPENRDVGLVFQDFALFPHLTVAENVAFGLTDATDGEVDERVTELLDLVDLSGHREATPDELSGGQQQRVALARSLAPEPAILLLDEPFSNLDVRLRVEMREEVRSILKEAGVTAVSVTHDQEEALSISDRVAVMNDGHLEQVGRPESVFEHPESRFVASFLGQAGFLSAWHEDGAVVTPIGTFAPQRLNGLTAEYAGTDLDVLVRPDDLRATVVDEEEADGHIIHRQYTGPSFVYRVELDNGDVVHCQHNHVKELDIGKPVRVDLDADHTLAWYPTREDSPTAEAPQSR; this is translated from the coding sequence ATGGCTAAGGAAGCGACCCAGAACACCCAGAACATGACGCCGAGTCAGGAATCCGAACCACCGTCGAGCGCCCCGGCGGAGACCGACGACGCCGACCGAGTGCTCGAACTCGACGGCGTCCTCAAGGAGTACGGTCCCGAGACCGCGGTCGATTCGCTGTCGCTGTCGGTCCGGGAGGGCGAACTCCTCACCCTGCTCGGGCCCTCGGGCTGTGGGAAGACCACCACCCTCCGGATGATGGCGGGGCTCGAACGCCCCGACGCGGGGACCGTCACCCTCGCGGGCGAGACGGTCGCCGACGGCTCCCGGCACGTCTCGCCCGAGAACCGCGACGTCGGACTCGTCTTTCAGGACTTCGCGCTGTTCCCTCACCTCACGGTGGCCGAGAACGTCGCGTTCGGACTGACCGACGCGACCGACGGGGAGGTCGACGAGCGCGTGACCGAACTGCTCGATCTCGTGGACCTCTCGGGCCACCGCGAGGCCACGCCCGACGAGCTGTCGGGCGGCCAGCAACAGCGGGTCGCGCTCGCGCGGTCGCTCGCGCCCGAACCCGCGATCCTGTTGCTCGACGAACCCTTCTCGAACCTCGACGTTCGCCTCCGGGTCGAGATGCGCGAGGAAGTTCGCTCCATTTTGAAGGAGGCGGGCGTCACCGCGGTCTCGGTCACCCACGACCAGGAGGAGGCCCTCTCCATCTCGGACCGCGTGGCGGTGATGAACGACGGCCACCTCGAACAGGTCGGCCGTCCCGAGAGCGTCTTCGAACACCCCGAATCGCGGTTCGTCGCCTCCTTCCTCGGTCAGGCCGGGTTCCTCTCGGCGTGGCACGAGGACGGCGCGGTCGTGACCCCCATCGGGACGTTCGCCCCGCAGCGACTCAACGGCCTGACCGCCGAGTACGCCGGGACCGACCTCGACGTGCTGGTCCGGCCCGACGACCTCCGGGCGACCGTGGTCGACGAGGAGGAGGCCGACGGCCACATCATCCACCGCCAGTACACCGGTCCCTCGTTCGTCTACCGGGTCGAACTCGACAACGGCGACGTGGTCCACTGCCAGCACAACCATGTGAAGGAACTCGACATCGGCAAGCCCGTCCGGGTCGACCTCGACGCCGACCACACGCTGGCGTGGTACCCGACGCGCGAGGACTCCCCGACCGCCGAAGCGCCGCAGTCCCGATGA
- a CDS encoding DUF7846 domain-containing protein, with translation MNRRRFRLLTGALALLAGVVVFVTAHELFPYHTPNHDEGVYLQQAAMLLEGRLFLEPPVADAFRPWFFVDDGGRLYPKYAPVPAGMFAVGELLGGYRVALALVAAGNVGLATLLVAEAFDRRTGLLAGALLLASPLFLVDSSVFLPYAPTTFWNLLFAVAYVKAARAGAKREERRDETERPTGTASRGRAPAALARATYGYAALAGLAVGIAFFSRPYTAVLFAAPFIAHALYSLGTALGRERRAVRGALARLAPTAALGLAGVGVTLAYNAAVTGSPLLFPYEAFAPQDGLGFGYREILGYGRDYTPELALEANAKVVAMLFDQWVVAGPLGTALAVVGVGAFLWRARTRTSWRDRSADLTDAQVGAVLAGLFVSVIAGNVYFWGNLNILGDLADPNDGLIDTLGPYYHFDLLVPTAAFAAHATLLGFDRARARVARAGGARRQRAALAAVALVGTLLLAGAAGAALAGPVSETAEITDSYEVAYEPFEERDLSNAVVFVPTPYGDWLNHPFQHLRNDPGFDGEVVYALDGGPDSLEVVEAYPDRTYYRYVYRGEWTPFLGQTVDPALREIRAVRSDAVGVDAAVGIPSHADRVSVRLSTHAGTTYYAVNGTPERLPLDLRVSDDSARIAGPGVEPTGENRTVPVEDADEVVAEVLVSDAAGGGFSYRLELPIRHEDGAVVALSPYQEACLVPDECGGEAAYVDGAVSPSVFVESELYDPTNESEP, from the coding sequence ATGAACCGACGCAGATTCCGACTTCTCACCGGCGCGCTCGCCCTGCTCGCGGGCGTCGTCGTCTTCGTCACCGCCCACGAACTGTTTCCGTACCACACTCCCAACCACGACGAGGGCGTCTACCTCCAGCAGGCCGCGATGTTGCTGGAGGGGCGACTCTTTCTGGAACCGCCGGTCGCCGACGCGTTCCGGCCGTGGTTCTTCGTCGACGACGGCGGGCGACTCTATCCGAAGTACGCGCCCGTCCCCGCCGGGATGTTCGCGGTCGGCGAACTCCTCGGGGGCTACCGCGTCGCGCTCGCGCTGGTCGCCGCTGGCAACGTCGGACTGGCGACCCTGCTGGTCGCCGAGGCGTTCGACCGCCGGACCGGCCTGCTCGCCGGTGCCCTCCTGCTGGCGTCGCCGCTGTTCCTCGTCGATTCGTCGGTGTTCCTCCCCTACGCGCCGACCACGTTCTGGAACCTCCTGTTCGCGGTGGCGTACGTGAAGGCCGCCCGCGCGGGGGCCAAACGCGAGGAGCGCCGGGACGAGACCGAACGCCCGACCGGAACCGCCTCGCGCGGGCGAGCGCCTGCGGCGCTCGCCCGCGCGACGTACGGCTACGCCGCGCTCGCGGGCCTCGCGGTCGGAATCGCGTTCTTCTCGCGGCCCTACACCGCGGTCCTGTTCGCGGCCCCGTTCATCGCTCACGCGCTGTACTCGCTCGGAACCGCGCTTGGGCGAGAGCGCCGCGCCGTGCGCGGCGCTCTCGCCCGCCTCGCGCCCACCGCCGCCCTCGGACTCGCTGGCGTGGGGGTCACGCTGGCGTACAACGCCGCGGTCACCGGGTCGCCCTTGCTCTTCCCCTACGAGGCGTTCGCACCTCAGGACGGCCTCGGGTTCGGCTACCGCGAGATTCTGGGCTACGGTCGGGACTACACCCCGGAACTCGCGCTCGAAGCGAACGCGAAGGTGGTCGCGATGTTGTTCGACCAGTGGGTCGTCGCCGGACCGCTCGGAACCGCGCTCGCGGTAGTCGGAGTCGGGGCGTTCCTGTGGCGCGCGCGGACTCGCACCTCGTGGCGCGACCGGAGCGCCGACCTCACCGACGCGCAGGTCGGGGCGGTCCTCGCCGGGCTGTTCGTCTCGGTTATCGCGGGCAACGTCTACTTCTGGGGCAACCTCAACATCCTCGGGGACCTCGCCGACCCGAACGACGGCCTCATCGACACCCTCGGGCCGTACTACCACTTCGACCTGCTGGTCCCGACCGCGGCGTTCGCCGCGCACGCGACCCTCCTCGGGTTCGACCGCGCACGCGCGCGGGTCGCTCGCGCTGGCGGCGCGCGCCGCCAGCGCGCAGCCCTCGCGGCCGTCGCGCTCGTCGGCACCCTCCTGCTCGCGGGCGCGGCCGGGGCGGCGCTCGCGGGCCCCGTCTCGGAGACCGCCGAGATAACCGACTCCTACGAGGTGGCCTACGAGCCGTTCGAGGAGCGCGACCTCTCGAACGCTGTCGTCTTCGTCCCGACGCCGTACGGCGACTGGCTCAACCACCCGTTCCAGCACCTCCGCAACGACCCCGGCTTCGACGGCGAGGTGGTCTACGCGCTCGACGGCGGCCCCGACTCCCTCGAAGTCGTCGAGGCCTACCCCGACCGCACCTACTACCGCTACGTCTATCGCGGCGAGTGGACGCCCTTCCTCGGGCAGACGGTGGACCCGGCGCTCCGCGAGATTCGCGCGGTCCGCAGCGACGCGGTGGGAGTGGACGCCGCGGTCGGTATCCCGAGCCACGCCGACCGGGTCTCGGTCCGGCTCTCGACCCACGCGGGCACGACCTACTACGCGGTGAACGGAACGCCCGAGCGCCTTCCGCTCGACCTCCGGGTGAGCGACGACTCGGCCCGAATCGCGGGACCGGGCGTCGAACCGACCGGCGAGAACCGTACGGTCCCGGTCGAGGACGCCGACGAGGTCGTCGCGGAGGTACTCGTCAGCGACGCCGCTGGCGGCGGGTTCTCGTACCGACTCGAACTCCCGATCCGCCACGAGGACGGGGCGGTCGTCGCGCTCTCGCCCTACCAGGAGGCCTGCTTGGTCCCCGACGAGTGCGGCGGCGAGGCCGCGTACGTCGACGGTGCGGTGTCCCCGAGCGTGTTCGTGGAGTCGGAACTATACGATCCGACCAACGAGTCCGAACCGTGA
- a CDS encoding NUDIX hydrolase, producing MTDLDAILAGEEIPKREETIRLDPSEFETVAENVHAGFDRWVGALVRDGEGRVAMVRNRWSDGWVLPGGNVESGETLREAAVREVREETGLAVRVERPLEVVEQTFVCDGDSVWGHFAVFEALAAGTPRPEFGDDLGVDETEIEAAAWFESVPDDCEYAPLLERHFG from the coding sequence GTGACCGACCTCGACGCGATTCTGGCTGGCGAGGAGATTCCGAAACGCGAGGAGACCATCCGCCTCGACCCATCGGAGTTCGAGACCGTCGCCGAGAACGTCCACGCGGGCTTCGACCGGTGGGTCGGCGCGCTCGTCCGCGACGGCGAGGGACGCGTCGCGATGGTGCGCAATCGGTGGAGCGACGGCTGGGTGCTTCCCGGCGGGAACGTCGAATCGGGCGAGACGCTACGGGAGGCGGCCGTCCGCGAGGTCCGCGAGGAGACCGGTCTCGCGGTCCGAGTCGAGCGGCCGCTGGAGGTGGTCGAACAGACGTTCGTCTGCGACGGCGACTCGGTCTGGGGTCACTTCGCGGTGTTCGAGGCGCTCGCGGCGGGCACGCCGCGACCCGAGTTCGGCGACGACCTCGGCGTGGACGAGACCGAAATCGAGGCCGCGGCGTGGTTCGAGTCGGTTCCCGACGACTGCGAGTACGCGCCGCTGTTGGAACGCCACTTCGGGTGA
- a CDS encoding ring-cleaving dioxygenase: protein MPTDVPGIHHVTAIASDPGPNLEFFTETLGLRLVKRSVNQDDVSVYHLFYGDRSGSPGTSMTLFPYTGARRGRVGTGQVSTVSFLIPEESLDYWVDRFDERGVDADEPRERFGDAVVPFRDPDGLPLELVAREDAASGDPPKGSVPDEHAIRGFFGVTLSLASAGPTATLLKAMGYRETESERGRSRYESSGDLGYVVDLLEDPQAPRGRPGAGTVHHVAFRVTEDDQSEWRDVLMEHGLRPTEIIDRKWFESVYARTEGGVLFEFATESPGYTVDEDIDALGERLVLPEWLEDRRDEIEAGLPDLQTQG from the coding sequence ATGCCCACCGACGTTCCCGGCATCCACCACGTCACCGCCATCGCAAGCGACCCGGGGCCCAATCTCGAATTCTTCACGGAGACGCTCGGCCTCCGACTCGTGAAGCGGAGCGTGAATCAGGACGATGTCTCGGTGTACCACCTGTTCTACGGCGACCGGAGCGGCAGTCCCGGAACGAGCATGACGCTCTTCCCGTACACCGGGGCTCGGCGCGGCCGGGTCGGGACGGGGCAGGTCAGTACGGTCTCGTTCCTGATTCCCGAAGAATCGCTCGACTACTGGGTCGACAGATTCGACGAGCGAGGCGTCGACGCCGACGAACCCCGCGAGCGGTTCGGCGACGCGGTCGTTCCGTTCCGGGACCCCGACGGCCTCCCGCTCGAACTGGTGGCCCGCGAGGACGCAGCGTCCGGTGACCCACCCAAGGGGTCGGTCCCCGACGAGCACGCGATTCGGGGGTTCTTCGGGGTCACGCTTTCGCTGGCGTCGGCCGGACCGACCGCGACCCTCCTGAAGGCGATGGGCTATCGGGAAACCGAGAGCGAGCGCGGCCGGAGTCGATACGAGTCGAGCGGTGACCTCGGCTACGTGGTCGACCTCCTCGAAGACCCGCAGGCTCCGCGGGGGCGACCCGGTGCTGGCACCGTCCACCACGTCGCGTTCCGGGTGACCGAGGACGACCAGTCCGAGTGGCGAGACGTGCTGATGGAACACGGACTCCGCCCGACCGAGATAATCGACCGCAAGTGGTTCGAGTCGGTGTACGCCCGCACGGAGGGCGGCGTCCTCTTCGAGTTCGCCACCGAGTCGCCCGGCTACACGGTCGACGAGGACATCGATGCGCTCGGCGAGCGACTGGTACTACCCGAGTGGCTGGAGGACCGACGCGACGAGATAGAGGCTGGGCTCCCGGACCTCCAGACGCAGGGTTGA
- a CDS encoding dolichyl-phosphate hexose transferase produces MNSDAAVADADGTDEYTFDDLSVVMGTYNEEAAIESVLSDIDRVTEGRAEVVCVDGSSDRTPEIARDHGARVIRQEPQGYGVAVREAVLAADRPVVVTTDCDDTYPMEQLPEFLDWVNRGYDVVSGDRLYWGADAMPDLNRRGNQAFAVLASLLMGERVHDTTTGMRAYRRNVIEDIAWTENTGLSAELLIRPLMRGYDVREVPIEYDERAGETKLDPLKGGLAIAKSIVKVCLEERRQD; encoded by the coding sequence ATGAATTCGGACGCCGCAGTCGCTGACGCTGACGGAACTGACGAGTACACGTTCGACGACCTCAGCGTCGTCATGGGCACGTACAACGAGGAGGCCGCAATCGAGTCGGTTCTGTCGGATATCGACCGAGTGACCGAGGGCCGCGCGGAGGTCGTCTGCGTGGACGGCTCTTCCGACCGGACGCCCGAGATCGCCCGCGACCACGGCGCGCGGGTCATCCGCCAGGAACCACAGGGATACGGCGTCGCGGTCCGAGAGGCCGTGCTCGCGGCCGACCGGCCCGTGGTCGTGACGACCGACTGCGACGACACCTATCCGATGGAGCAACTGCCGGAGTTCCTCGACTGGGTGAACCGGGGCTACGACGTGGTCAGCGGCGACCGCCTCTACTGGGGAGCCGACGCGATGCCCGACCTGAACCGCCGGGGGAATCAGGCGTTCGCCGTGCTGGCGAGCCTCCTGATGGGCGAGCGCGTCCACGACACCACCACCGGAATGCGGGCCTATCGCCGGAACGTTATCGAGGACATCGCGTGGACGGAGAACACCGGCCTCTCGGCCGAACTCCTGATTCGGCCGCTGATGCGGGGCTACGACGTGCGCGAGGTCCCCATCGAGTACGACGAGCGCGCGGGCGAGACGAAGCTCGACCCCCTGAAAGGGGGACTGGCAATCGCGAAGTCCATCGTGAAGGTGTGTCTCGAAGAGCGACGGCAAGACTGA
- a CDS encoding tyrosine-type recombinase/integrase produces MASSRTTGETDPDDPVGYFLEDLRFHGKSERTREAYERVLREFEAFLSDSERNPAGASLDPGEATQRECMAWVHGLRGDLASSTVATYASYLHRFYAYMTQVGAFDSNPMALVVEEMTESIDKDPTRREISIPQMREFVAGVSHPLEKAVVVTLLKTGMRVGELCNLDLRDLRLSGEPAEAYRLGTRPQLDGRGESVFVASDIARGDVVDGEQRTAANKRKRATVIPVDEGLAAVLTRWLAIRPDPVSPADPLFVSTSREWGRRLTPQMVRNAVETHAREAGWYRTGGGAEENVTPHYFRHFFTTHLRDRTGDRGIVKYLRGDVAEDIIDTYTHNWGDRVREVYEENVYSLV; encoded by the coding sequence ATGGCGAGTAGTCGGACCACGGGCGAGACCGACCCCGACGACCCGGTCGGCTACTTCCTCGAAGACCTCCGCTTTCACGGCAAGAGCGAGCGTACCCGCGAGGCCTACGAGCGCGTCCTCCGGGAGTTCGAGGCGTTCCTCTCCGATTCGGAGCGCAACCCCGCCGGAGCGTCGCTCGACCCCGGCGAGGCGACCCAGCGCGAGTGCATGGCGTGGGTCCACGGCCTCCGCGGGGACCTCGCGTCGAGCACGGTCGCGACCTACGCCTCCTACCTCCACCGGTTCTACGCCTACATGACACAGGTCGGTGCCTTCGACTCGAACCCGATGGCGCTCGTCGTCGAGGAGATGACCGAGTCCATCGACAAGGACCCGACCCGGCGGGAGATTTCGATTCCGCAGATGCGGGAGTTCGTCGCGGGCGTCTCCCATCCGCTGGAGAAGGCGGTGGTCGTCACCCTGTTGAAGACGGGGATGCGGGTGGGCGAGCTCTGCAACCTCGACCTCCGGGACCTCCGGCTCTCGGGAGAGCCCGCGGAAGCGTACCGTCTGGGCACCCGCCCCCAGCTCGACGGCCGGGGGGAGTCAGTGTTCGTCGCCAGCGACATCGCCCGTGGCGATGTCGTCGACGGCGAGCAGCGGACGGCCGCGAACAAGCGCAAGCGCGCGACCGTGATTCCGGTCGACGAGGGACTCGCCGCGGTGCTCACCCGATGGCTGGCGATCCGACCCGACCCGGTCTCTCCCGCCGACCCGCTGTTCGTCTCCACCAGCCGCGAGTGGGGGCGGCGACTCACGCCCCAGATGGTCCGGAACGCGGTGGAGACCCACGCTCGCGAGGCCGGATGGTACCGGACCGGCGGCGGCGCGGAGGAGAACGTCACGCCCCACTACTTCCGGCACTTCTTCACGACCCACCTCCGGGACCGGACGGGCGACCGGGGCATCGTGAAGTATCTCCGCGGGGACGTCGCCGAGGACATCATCGACACCTACACCCACAACTGGGGCGACAGAGTGCGCGAGGTGTACGAGGAGAACGTCTACTCGTTGGTCTGA
- a CDS encoding DUF5805 domain-containing protein, whose amino-acid sequence MSDADTDRAVVKTFVPTYQKEKWKRDADELDMTQSEFVKTMVQAGRRGFDLDDGPAASVEEGGSGGSNPRGDGLETRLLDLLRSEGHLSWDRLVEELAGDFEDRLEETLGRLQNENRVQYSGRRGGYTVVDDGE is encoded by the coding sequence ATGAGCGACGCTGACACCGACCGGGCGGTCGTGAAGACCTTCGTGCCGACCTACCAGAAAGAGAAGTGGAAGCGCGACGCCGACGAACTCGATATGACTCAGAGCGAGTTCGTCAAAACGATGGTACAGGCCGGGAGACGCGGGTTCGACCTCGACGACGGTCCGGCGGCGAGCGTCGAGGAAGGTGGTTCCGGAGGGTCGAACCCCAGGGGTGACGGCCTCGAAACACGGCTCCTCGACCTCCTTCGTTCGGAGGGCCATCTGTCGTGGGACCGACTGGTCGAGGAACTCGCGGGCGACTTCGAGGACCGACTCGAAGAGACGCTCGGGCGACTCCAGAACGAGAACCGGGTCCAGTACAGCGGCCGTCGGGGCGGGTACACGGTGGTGGACGATGGCGAGTAG
- a CDS encoding sensor histidine kinase yields MVSRLDASSASEDALALREWLVVGLGASLLAVSVSYLVAGSDSLASEFVRLSVPIALSLFLVALGVWVRATGIPSDVVAVWSVAGAVVMGLIAGWVSLLQSMQGRPMLQPAYIVLTEVGLGAVGGGLLGVYYGRVRQRTEQLAEQRNRLDEFASIVSHDLRNPMNVAQGHLELARETGEERHFEAVEGAHERMERLVDEVPALSRRGETVEDPTPVDLDAVAREAWATVETPGMVLHTEVDATVVSDGRRLRALFENLFRNAAEHGGDEVTVGSLSGESAPDSKGFYVADDGPGIPADDRERIFEGGYSTRTDGTGFGLAIVRRIAEAHDWRIRVTESQSGGARFEFVDAGDE; encoded by the coding sequence ATGGTATCACGATTGGACGCATCGTCGGCCTCGGAGGACGCGCTCGCCCTCCGGGAGTGGCTGGTCGTCGGACTCGGAGCCAGCCTGCTCGCCGTCTCGGTCAGCTATCTCGTCGCCGGGAGCGACTCGCTCGCGTCGGAGTTCGTCCGCCTGAGCGTCCCGATAGCCCTCTCGCTGTTCCTCGTCGCGCTCGGCGTCTGGGTGCGAGCGACCGGAATCCCGTCGGACGTGGTCGCGGTCTGGAGCGTCGCTGGTGCGGTCGTGATGGGCCTGATCGCGGGGTGGGTGTCGCTGTTGCAGTCGATGCAGGGCCGACCGATGCTCCAGCCAGCGTACATCGTCCTGACGGAGGTCGGACTCGGCGCGGTCGGCGGGGGGTTACTCGGGGTGTACTACGGTCGCGTCCGGCAACGCACCGAGCAGTTGGCCGAACAGCGCAACCGGCTCGACGAGTTCGCCAGCATCGTGAGCCACGACCTCCGGAACCCGATGAACGTGGCGCAGGGCCACCTCGAACTCGCCAGGGAGACCGGCGAGGAGCGCCACTTCGAGGCGGTCGAGGGCGCACACGAGCGCATGGAGCGACTCGTCGACGAGGTGCCCGCGCTGTCGCGGCGCGGCGAAACGGTCGAGGACCCGACGCCCGTGGACCTCGACGCGGTCGCCCGCGAGGCGTGGGCGACCGTCGAGACGCCGGGGATGGTCCTCCACACCGAGGTCGATGCGACGGTCGTCTCCGACGGCAGGCGACTCCGCGCGCTGTTCGAGAACCTCTTTCGCAACGCGGCCGAACACGGCGGCGACGAGGTCACGGTCGGGTCGCTCAGTGGCGAGTCCGCCCCCGATTCGAAGGGCTTCTACGTGGCCGACGACGGGCCGGGAATCCCGGCCGATGACCGCGAGCGAATCTTCGAGGGCGGATACTCGACCCGAACCGACGGCACCGGATTCGGACTCGCCATCGTGCGCCGCATCGCGGAGGCCCACGACTGGCGGATTCGGGTCACCGAGAGCCAATCGGGCGGCGCGCGCTTCGAGTTCGTCGACGCGGGCGACGAGTAG
- a CDS encoding AAA family ATPase, with protein MSDSMTEVVTTEESGVVVEKSFEGDEFAVPAIKFVIRSERDEPTSFRLADDVPEEFPMDNVGFHPDYENDNWTAYKDHRVQFERELDAGEELVTVYGVRLGDDDDAESFLGAPAIEEVAPVTVDAGATDAAESASGSPQATPEADALGGEVGGPDGNTITDIVSEEDSQLVRDVVAGDEELALDDEVDAEADDPLDADDPLAADDPLAADDPLAADDPLAGDESASDAEADSEESLGVDETDILEPEGDDSGSEVSEDADDAVAEDDGPDLADGESGALDDEGPADETQTAPSSDRAADAASEPTARSPPTPGSVAATLAEEIRAGEVADEDLRAIQKELDIDTPESTNVRIRHLQSRVEDLSAYTEALEEFIDENGTAGDIIADFEDEIAQVRADVEAFEDEVQAIRTEADETDDRVADIDADLSEIEGDVSDVEATLSEVESELADVSGLREEVEDLESELADVDDLREEVEDLESELDAVGDLREDVRALEDELDGVGDFGEEMESLETRFDDLEELVGANTDDVTAVDQEVEEVTGELDEVRSDIEAVRSELDDVADVGDEVESVAESVDSLSSDLDALEENLTARVESVETDITDIRDEIEGIQEWRDRISDVFGN; from the coding sequence ATGAGTGACAGCATGACCGAGGTCGTGACGACCGAGGAGAGCGGCGTCGTCGTCGAGAAGTCCTTCGAGGGCGACGAGTTCGCGGTCCCGGCCATCAAGTTCGTGATACGAAGCGAGCGCGACGAGCCGACCTCGTTCCGACTCGCCGACGACGTTCCCGAGGAGTTCCCGATGGACAACGTCGGCTTCCACCCGGACTACGAGAACGACAACTGGACCGCGTACAAGGACCACCGGGTCCAGTTCGAGCGCGAACTCGACGCCGGGGAGGAACTGGTCACGGTCTACGGCGTCCGTCTCGGCGACGACGACGACGCCGAGAGCTTCCTCGGCGCGCCAGCAATCGAGGAGGTCGCGCCCGTCACGGTCGACGCCGGAGCGACGGACGCGGCCGAGTCGGCCTCGGGGTCGCCGCAGGCGACCCCCGAGGCCGACGCGCTCGGCGGCGAAGTCGGCGGACCCGACGGCAACACCATCACCGACATCGTCTCCGAGGAGGACAGCCAGCTCGTCCGCGACGTGGTCGCGGGCGACGAGGAACTGGCCCTCGACGACGAAGTCGACGCGGAGGCCGACGACCCCCTCGACGCCGACGACCCGCTGGCCGCTGACGACCCGCTGGCCGCTGACGACCCGCTGGCCGCTGACGACCCGCTTGCGGGCGACGAGTCGGCTTCGGACGCCGAAGCCGACTCGGAGGAGTCGCTCGGCGTCGACGAAACCGACATCCTCGAACCCGAGGGCGACGACTCCGGCTCCGAGGTGAGCGAGGACGCCGACGACGCGGTCGCGGAGGACGACGGTCCCGACCTCGCCGACGGGGAATCCGGAGCACTCGACGACGAGGGTCCCGCCGACGAGACCCAAACGGCTCCCTCGTCGGACCGAGCGGCCGACGCGGCGAGCGAGCCGACGGCTCGCTCGCCGCCGACCCCCGGTAGCGTGGCCGCAACGCTCGCCGAGGAAATCCGCGCTGGAGAGGTGGCCGACGAGGACCTGCGAGCCATCCAGAAGGAACTCGACATCGATACCCCCGAGAGCACGAACGTCCGCATCCGCCACCTCCAGTCGCGGGTCGAAGACCTCTCGGCGTACACCGAGGCGCTCGAAGAGTTCATCGACGAGAACGGCACGGCGGGAGACATCATCGCCGACTTCGAGGACGAGATCGCGCAGGTCCGGGCCGACGTCGAGGCGTTCGAGGACGAGGTGCAGGCAATCCGGACCGAAGCCGACGAGACCGACGACCGGGTCGCCGACATCGACGCCGACCTCTCGGAGATCGAGGGCGACGTCTCGGATGTCGAAGCCACCCTCTCGGAGGTCGAGTCGGAACTCGCCGACGTGAGCGGCCTCCGCGAGGAGGTCGAGGACCTCGAATCCGAACTCGCCGACGTGGACGACCTCCGCGAGGAAGTCGAGGACCTCGAATCCGAACTGGACGCGGTCGGCGACCTCCGCGAGGACGTGCGGGCGCTCGAAGACGAACTCGACGGCGTCGGCGACTTCGGCGAGGAGATGGAGTCCCTCGAAACGCGCTTCGACGACCTCGAAGAGCTGGTGGGCGCGAACACCGACGACGTGACGGCCGTCGACCAAGAGGTCGAGGAGGTCACCGGCGAACTCGACGAGGTTCGGTCGGACATCGAGGCCGTCCGGTCGGAACTCGACGACGTGGCCGACGTGGGCGACGAGGTCGAATCGGTCGCCGAGAGCGTCGACTCGCTGTCGTCGGACCTCGACGCGCTGGAGGAGAACCTCACGGCGCGCGTCGAGAGCGTCGAGACCGACATCACCGACATCCGCGACGAGATCGAGGGGATTCAGGAGTGGCGCGACCGGATCAGCGACGTGTTCGGTAACTAG